A window of Peromyscus eremicus chromosome 7, PerEre_H2_v1, whole genome shotgun sequence contains these coding sequences:
- the Qtrt1 gene encoding queuine tRNA-ribosyltransferase catalytic subunit 1: MALPSVVSAHVVPGPKMAAAAGSPASLESAPRIMRLAAECSRSRARAGELRLPHGTVATPVFMPVGTQATMKGITAEQLDSLGCRICLGNTYHLGLRPGPELIQKAQGLHGFMNWPHNLLTDSGGFQMVSLFSLSEVTEEGVRFRSPYDGQETLLSPERSVEIQNALGSDIIMQLDDVVSSTVTGPRVEEAMHRSVRWLDRCIAAHKHRDKQNLFAIIQGGLNADLRTTCLKEMTKRDVPGFAIGGLSGGESKAQFWKMVALSTSMLPKDKPRYLMGVGYATDLVVCVALGCDMFDCVYPTRTARFGSALVPTGNLQLKKQQYAKDFSPINSECPCPTCRKHSRAFLHALLHSDNTAALHHLTVHNIAYQLQLLSTLRSSILEQRFPDFVRNFMRTMYGDHSLCPAWAVEALASVGITLT, encoded by the exons ATGGCGCTGCCCTCCGTGGTCTCAGCCCACGTGGTTCCGGGACCGAAAATGGCGGCGGCGGCAGGCAGCCCGGCTTCGCTCGAGTCCGCTCCACGCATCATGCGGCTGGCGGCTGAGTGCAGTCGCTCCAGAGCCCGGGCGGGCGAGCTGCGGCTGCCTCATGGAACCGTGGCCACCCCGGTGTTCATGCCTGTGGGAACACAGGCCACCATGAAGGGCATCACCGCGGAGCAgctggacagcctgggctgccGCATCTGCTTGGGCAACACCTACCACCTGGGGCTGAGGCCG GGCCCGGAGCTGATCCAGAAGGCCCAGGGGCTTCACGGCTTCATGAACTGGCCCCACAATCTGCTGACG GATAGCGGCGGCTTCCAGATGGTGTCTCTGTTCTCCCTGTCCGAGGTGACCGAGGAGGGCGTCCGCTTCCGCTCGCCCTACGACGGCCAAGAGACACTTTTGAGCCCAGAGAGGTCTGTGGAGATCCAGAACGCTCTGG GCTCTGACATCATCATGCAGCTGGACGACGTGGTGAGCAGCACGGTGACAGGCCCTCGAGTGGAGGAGGCCATGCACAG GTCGGTCCGCTGGCTAGACAGATGCATCGCAGCCCATAAGCATCGGGACAAGCAGAACCTGTTTGCCATCATCCAGGGTGGACTGAATGCCGATCTTCGGACCACTTGCCTGAAAG AGATGACCAAGAGGGATGTGCCGGGCTTCGCCATTGGAGGTCTGAGTGGGGGAGAGAGCAAGGCACAGTTCTGGAAGATGGTGGCATTAAGCACCTCCATGCTGCCCAAGGACAAGCCGAGATACCTGATGGGGGTTGG CTATGCCACTGATTTGGTAGTCTGCGTGGCCCTTGGATGTGACATGTTCGACTGTGTGTACCCCACACGGACAGCG CGGTTTGGCTCCGCTCTTGTGCCCACTGGGAACCTGCAGTTGAAGAAGCAGCAGTACGCCAAGGACTTCAGTCCCATAAACTCCGAGTGTCCCTGTCCCACCTGCCGGAA GCACAGCCGCGCCTTCCTGCACGCCCTGCTGCACAGTGACAACACCGCAGCCCTGCACCACCTAACTGTGCACAACATTGCCTACCAG CTGCAGCTCCTGAGCACCCTGCGGAGCAGCATCTTGGAGCAGCGCTTTCCTGACTTTGTGCGAAACTTCATGCGCACCATGTATGGTGACCATagcctgtgtcctgcctgggccGTTGAAGCACTGGCCTCCGTGGGAATCACACTCACATGA